A window of Pectobacterium carotovorum genomic DNA:
CGATTTTATTCGGCTGTTCAACGTGAAAACGCCTTCGATGGAGCAGCCTATCGGCCTGCTTTCCGGCGGTAATCAGCAGAAAGTGGCGATTGCCCGTGGTCTGATGACGCGCCCGAATGTCCTGATCCTCGATGAACCGACGCGTGGCGTCGATGTCGGGGCGAAGAAAGAGATTTACCAGTTAATCAATCAATTCAAAGAAGAAGGGCTGAGCATCATATTGGTGTCATCCGAAATGCCCGAAGTCTTGGGAATGAGCGATCGCATCATTGTGATGCATGAAGGGCGCTTGAGCGGTGATTTCCCTATTGAGCAAGCAACCCAGGAAGCACTGATGGCTGCGGCCGTTGGTAAGCAATACGGCGCAAAGCAGGAGTAAGTCAGACATGAGTTCTCAATCTATCGCGGCAAAACGCTGGTTCAGCAAAGAGTGGTTACTGGAGCAGAAATCGCTGATCGCGCTCCTGATCCTGATTGCGGTTGTGTCCGCCATGAGCCCTAACTTTTTTACCCTGAACAACCTGTTCAATATTCTTCAGCAGACGTCGGTTAACGCCATCATGGCCGTAGGCATGACGCTGGTGATACTGACCTCAGGAATCGATTTGTCGGTGGGTTCACTGCTGGCATTGACCGGTGCCGTAGCGGCTTCCATCGTCGGGCTTGAAGTGAATGCGCTAGTGGCGGTGTTTGGCGCACTGGCGCTGGGTGCGCTGATTGGTGCGGGTACGGGGGTCATTGTATCCAAAGGTAAAGTGCAGGCCTTTATCGCTACGCTGGTTATGATGCTGTTGTTGCGTGGTGTGACGATGGTCTATACCAACGGCAGCCCTGTGAATACTGGTTTTTCTGACGTAGCAGACGCGTTTGGCTGGTTTGGTATCGGCCGTCCGCTGGGTATTCCAACGCCAATTTGGATCATGGCTATCGTGTTCGCGGCGGCCTGGTACATGCTGCACCATACGCGTCTGGGGCGCTATATCTATGCGCTGGGCGGCAATGAATCCGCAACCCGTTTGTCCGGCATCAGCGTTGATAAAATCAAGATTATTGTCTATTCCCTGTGTGGGCTGCTGTCTGCCTTGGCGGGAATTATCGAAGTCGCACGTTTGTCCTCTGCACAGCCGACGGCGGGTACAGGGTATGAGCTGGATGCTATCGCGGCTGTAGTATTGGGCGGCACCAGTCTGGCTGGAGGAAAAGGGCGTATCGTTGGCACGTTGATCGGCGCACTTATCCTTGGTTTCCTCAACAACGGACTGAATTTATTAGGTGTTTCTTCTTACTACCAAATGATCGTTAAAGCAGTCGTCATCTTGCTGGCGGTTCTGGTAGATAACAAAAGCAGTAAATAACCTTCATTCACACAGGAATTGAGTTATGAATATGAAAAAGCTGGCTACTCTGGTTTCCGCTGTTGCGCTGAGCGCGACTGTCAGTGCTAATGCTTTGGCCAAAGATACGGTTGCTCTGGTGGTTTCTACGCTGAATAACCCGTTCTTTGTTTCAATGAAAGAGGGTGCACAGAAAGAAGCTGACAAACTGGGTTACGAGCTGATTGTGCTGGATTCCCAGAATAACCCAGCAAAAGAACTGGCTAACGTTCAGGATTTGACGGTGCGTGGAACCAAAGTTCTGCTGATCAACCCAACCGATTCTGATGCGGTAGGTAATGCGATTAAAATGGCCAATCAGGCCAAGATCCCTGTTATTACGCTGGACCGCGTTGCCAGCAGTGGTGAAGTGGTGAGCCACGTTGCTTCTGATAACGCCTTCGGCGGTAAAGTTGCTGGTGACTTCATTGCCAAGAAATTGGGTGAAGGTGCCAAGGTGATTCAGTTGGAAGGAATTGCCGGAACGTCTGCTGCGCGTGAGCGTGGGGCGGGCTTCATGAAATCTGCTGAGAAAAATAAATTCGCTATGCTGGCCAGCCAACCGGCTGACTTCGACCGTACTAAAGGGCTGAACGTGATGCAGAACCTGCTGACCGCGCACCCTGACGTTCAGGCCATATTTGCCCAGAACGATGAAATGGCATTGGGCGCACTGCGTGCACTGCAAACCGCAGGTAAAACAGATGTGCTGGTCGTTGGCTTTGACGGCACTCAGGATGGCGTGAAGGCCGTTGAGTCAGGCAAGCTGGCTGCAACCGTTGCTCAGCGTCCTGATCAGATCGGTGTAATCGGTATCGAAACGGCTGCAAAAGTGCTGAAAGGCGAAAAAACGCAGGCCATCATTCCGGTTGACCTGAAGCTGGTTGCAAAATAATTAAAGAATAAAGCAGGGCTCGCGCCACCCGTTTGTGGTGGCGCATTATTAACGTAGCGGGATTCGACATAATGAAAACGGGTAAGCTGGTGGTGCTGGGCAGTATTAATGCTGACCATATTCTCAATCTTGAGCAATTTCCCCGCCCAGGCGAAACGGTGATCGGTGAGCAATATAGCGTTGCTTTCGGTGGGAAAGGTGCCAATCAGGCCGTTGCTGCTGGCCGAAGCGGTGCAGACATCGCCTTTATTGCCTGCGTCGGAGAAGATGATATCGGCACCCGTATTTGCCAGCAGCTATCCAAGGACAATATTGATGTTTCCGCTGTTGAGGCTATCTCTGGGGAAACAACCGGCGTTGCGCTGATTTTTGTTAACGCCGAGGCTGAGAACATGATTGCGATTAATGCAGGCGCAAATGCTGCGGTGACGCCTGATTACCTTCATCGTCATCAGCAACACATTATTGATGCTTCAGCGTTGCTTATGCAGCTTGAGTCGCCGTTGGAAACGGTTATTGCGGCCGCTAAACTCGCGCATGAAAACCAAACAAAAGTGATTCTGAACCCCGCTCCTGCCCGCGAGCTACCCGATGAACTGTTATCGCTGGTCAATATGATCACGCCGAATGAAACCGAAGCACAGTTCCTGACAGGAATTACCGTTGAGACGGAAGACGATGCGGCTCGTGCAGCACAGGTTCTGCACGATAAAGGCATCGAAACGGTTCTCATTACATTGGGTAGCCGTGGCGTATGGCTAAGTGAAAACGGTCAGGGGCAGCGTATTCCGGGTTATCGTGTAAAAGCCGTGGATACTATCGCCGCTGGAGATACTTTTAATGGCGCGTTAGTGACCGCATTACTTGAAAATAAGCCCATGTCCTCCGCAGTAAAATTTGCTCATGCGGCAGCTGCGATAGCCGTTACTCGCCGGGGTGCTCAGCCCTCTGTCCCGTGGCGTGAAGAGATCGACGCATTTTTGCAAACCCAGGGGTGATCTTTGGCCACCATGAAAGATGTCGCCCGTCTTGCGGGCGTTTCTACTTCTACCGTATCTCACGTCATTAATAACAATCGCTTTGTCAGTGATACCATTCGCGAAAAAGTGATGAAGGCCGTTGAGGATCTCAACTATGCGCCGTCTGCGCTGGCCAGAAGTCTGAAAATAAACCAGACCCGCACCATCGGCATGTTGCTCACTGCCAGTAATAACCCGTTTTATGCCGAAGTGGTGCGTGGCGTAGAGCGCTGCTGTTATGAAAGAGGCTATAGCCTGATTCTGTGCAACACCGAAGGCGATCGCGACAGAATGAGCCATAGTCTCGAAACGCTGCTGCAAAAGCGGGT
This region includes:
- the rbsC gene encoding ribose ABC transporter permease yields the protein MSSQSIAAKRWFSKEWLLEQKSLIALLILIAVVSAMSPNFFTLNNLFNILQQTSVNAIMAVGMTLVILTSGIDLSVGSLLALTGAVAASIVGLEVNALVAVFGALALGALIGAGTGVIVSKGKVQAFIATLVMMLLLRGVTMVYTNGSPVNTGFSDVADAFGWFGIGRPLGIPTPIWIMAIVFAAAWYMLHHTRLGRYIYALGGNESATRLSGISVDKIKIIVYSLCGLLSALAGIIEVARLSSAQPTAGTGYELDAIAAVVLGGTSLAGGKGRIVGTLIGALILGFLNNGLNLLGVSSYYQMIVKAVVILLAVLVDNKSSK
- the rbsK gene encoding ribokinase, with the translated sequence MKTGKLVVLGSINADHILNLEQFPRPGETVIGEQYSVAFGGKGANQAVAAGRSGADIAFIACVGEDDIGTRICQQLSKDNIDVSAVEAISGETTGVALIFVNAEAENMIAINAGANAAVTPDYLHRHQQHIIDASALLMQLESPLETVIAAAKLAHENQTKVILNPAPARELPDELLSLVNMITPNETEAQFLTGITVETEDDAARAAQVLHDKGIETVLITLGSRGVWLSENGQGQRIPGYRVKAVDTIAAGDTFNGALVTALLENKPMSSAVKFAHAAAAIAVTRRGAQPSVPWREEIDAFLQTQG
- the rbsB gene encoding ribose ABC transporter substrate-binding protein RbsB, encoding MNMKKLATLVSAVALSATVSANALAKDTVALVVSTLNNPFFVSMKEGAQKEADKLGYELIVLDSQNNPAKELANVQDLTVRGTKVLLINPTDSDAVGNAIKMANQAKIPVITLDRVASSGEVVSHVASDNAFGGKVAGDFIAKKLGEGAKVIQLEGIAGTSAARERGAGFMKSAEKNKFAMLASQPADFDRTKGLNVMQNLLTAHPDVQAIFAQNDEMALGALRALQTAGKTDVLVVGFDGTQDGVKAVESGKLAATVAQRPDQIGVIGIETAAKVLKGEKTQAIIPVDLKLVAK